aaaaaaaggaaacgtGCATCGCACATCTCTACAGCTAGTATGATATACATTTTTAAAGTGGATGTTCCACCGAGATTTATCTCGAATGTTTTGAGCGCTAATTATACTTGTACTATGCTTGTAGATGTTTCTAGTTTCTAATGAATTGtccttcaaaacaaaaaaggttTTATTCCCATTTAGGAaatcaaccttgtaaaatcacCTAAGAAGTAAAAACCTTCaccaataataaatatatatgtcagcattctattatttgtttttaatgtttACGAATGTTAGACAAAAGTAATTGAGGTTCTAAAATTACAAGGACTGCCatcttttatgataaatttcaaGAACTAGATTAAAAAGTTACAATTTTGGAGACCAAAGTGAGGCTTACTACATTATACATTATGTGAAAGAgggaaataaatagaaaaatattacatcAACACCTATTATAAAAAGAGTAATTCTATTGCATATAAAAGAGTAATTCtaatttgatattcttatttgaGATATGCGGAAAACGTCCCAAGCAAATAACGCATGTTATACCAGTCAAATGTGAGATCATATTTGATACTCTAgatgttaaataatataatagatgTTCATGTAACATTTTACAATGTAATAAGTCCACACCTTATAGAAGAGATGAGCGAATGAAAATCACGAAGATCCTCCTAGTTACACAATTCCACCAATTAATTGATGTTTAATGTAGATTTTCACACGCTTAACGATTCCAGATAGAGGGATATATGTATTCTATGCAGAAGTCCCAGATAAGAAAATCCCGTATCCAGTTTCCTAGTTTTTGCTTCTTCTCCTGACATCATTTTAAGTATGTGCTGTAACTAATATAGTCAAAATGAAAACCAATATActccataaattaaattacaataaaaaaatacaaataacataCTACACGACAAGGGTTACAgtaaattaaaccaaaaacagaatttttcacaaaacaaactAGGGTCACTCCTAAAAACCAATCCACTTAAACAGTTGTTTGTTAAGAGGAAATGTAAAAGATGTTTGTCAAAGATTtatgaaaataactatttttttgttgatatgaACAAACTGATAAGCCAATTTTGTATTGTATCTCACTCCTGAAGGAACCATGAAGAGGGGGCTGAAGAAGAGGACCAAAGCAACTATCAAAATCTTCATTCATAGTTCTAAGAGACTTGGGGCCAAGAGTCATTCTGGCATGAGACAGTCTCTATAGACACAACTAATCAAAAGTTTAAGAtgcattaaaatataatttgtgctGAAGTTATTTTAATGTTATCTTGAGTCTTTTAATTGGTTGTGCTTATaggttttatttgaataaacttctccataaacacttataaaacaaaaaattgaaaagctaAATGAACCCAACTCCTTccacaagttaaaatcaacttatgtacCTCAACTTATATAAAAGTCGAAGTGTACGATTTGATTTTAAAGCAcaagttgatttttaacttgtgataaaaatttaattcattttatcttcttattttctataaGCAATTACAGAGAGGTTTATCCAAACAGAATAATAGACACTGTTCTCCTACAAGAATTGCTCCAGCTCTACCTTCCCCTTCCATTGCTAACTGCGGCAGCAGCATCATTATTGGAAACCATTTCCACCTTAGGAGGATCAGAATGCCTTCTTGAAGCAGAAGAAGGAGAGAATGAAAGGCGCTTCCTTGCAAAAACAGAATCACCTCCTTTTTCAGGTGATGGCCTTATGATTTTGGACCTGGCCTTTGCAGAGCTTGTGGGTGCCATGTAACTTGGAATGGCAGGTGAGCTTGCAAGGCTCTCATCATCTCTCACTGAGGACCCTGCAATGCTGTGTCGGCGATAGCGCTCCGACTGAACACTAAACATGCTTCTTGAGCCCTCATCTCCACCCCAGACACTACTACCCTTTGAGCTAGATGGCCTTGCCTTTCCATTAGTAGATGGTGTCTTTGAAGGGGAACTCTGAGGGGCAGGTCTTCTTGGTTTTTGGCCAAAAGGGGAAGGTCTTTTATCTTGGAGAGAGCACAATTTGGTAATTTCCCCTACAGACATGGCACGGCTCGCTGCACTCTTCACAGATGCATGATCATTGTGATCCACCACAGTGCTGTGGCCATCCCTTGGCCGAGTAGCCATCCATCTCTCTAGCCAACTCCACCCCCATTTGGGATTGTTTGGATCCATAAATGTGGGATTTAATGACTTTGAAGAGCCCTTCCATGTTTGCTGTTTCAGAAAGTAATTAGTTATTAGTTATACATAATGAAAAAACAAGACTTTTGTTGATCAAAATTTGTAAGTCAATCAAAAGCATCCAAACAGTTTTATAAACATATACAAGTGCATCTAAAACGATATAACTATTGTCAGTTATCTCTAGCAAAACAAACAACCTAGATCAAATAACTACTTTATAAGATCAGCATGCCAACGAATGTAAGGTGCAATAGCATTCTTATATGAATTGGTTTAATTAAATGGATATCTTTTATCTGGAATTGCAAATAGATCCTTCAGAAATGCATTGATAAGCAGTGTAACTGTATCACggtaatatttattttccatAGCATAAGTGTAGAATCACTAGAAAAAATGGTATTtccataactttttttattaagctGATTCATagtgcacttttttttttgagaaaaaaactgATAAATCTTACCTAGATTAACTCTATTTTTGTTCTACAATTTTCACACACAAACGTTGTATTGGTATGTTTCTTCGGCTATTTTGTGAATAATTAGTGAACCGATCAACTGCTTTATGTGAGAATGGAATGTGAAAATGGATTCATTTTTGCTAGTCTGAGTTCAGGACTTGTTACTCTCTGATCCActaaaaccaaaacagaaacaaaaataaagcatAAATGAGGTAGTCTTGCCACCTGATGTGAGAATGAATAGGCCAAAGCTCTCTCTCTTCTCAAAGCAGCTTCTTGCCTGTGCAACAATTTTGCTTCAATTTGCTCCTTTAACTGCGACCTATCATCCCATTCTTCTCCAACCTGTTGTAAAAGTATTTGCCATTTCAATACATATTAAAAGAGAAGCACTCATCATCATATATCATTCATGTGAAGCTCTTATTTTCAGATGGAAAATTACACATTCCTATCCAAAAAAGGATCACTGAACAAGTCAATGGCAGAAGTAAATTAAAAACTCCACTAAAGCATGCTTTTCCTGAGAAATTTCTCCTACAATCACCTGCCAATTATTAGATAATCAGCATATTTACATCTAAATTAACCCAAGAAAGCATTAAGCTTAGTTCATTTAAGAAAATTGCATTCACGAATTTTGAGCAATAAAACAAAGGCCTTCTGTAGAGCACATCAATCACACTGATTCATAACATACACTGCTTCATAAGTCATAACAGAAGAGGAAAATATGCACAGAATGCTTACAGCAGCTCGCAACTTCTCGAGTTCTTTTTCATGTTTCTGCGGTAGTTGGTGCTGAAGAGCTTGGTTCTCTTCAGACATTCTAATTCTGCTTTCACGAATCTGAGATTGTAATCTTGCTAGAGTTTGCATGCTTCGTAGGGTGCTAGCAGCTTGCCGTTTAACAGACTGCCCTTGTAATGTTTTCAACCTCACCAAACCTCTCAACGCACGCAATGCTCTTCTTGCCTATAAGTCTCAAAACAATAACCATTCATTATATATGCAACATAAAGCAACTCTAGTTTAGACACAAATTCTATCCATAGTGAAATAAACTGTTTCTCGAATAGTTATACACCtttgaatataattattatagaatGCATCTTGACATCCTATCAACAAAAAAACTTCGGTTGATATCCATGCAATTAAATCAAGAGGtacaaaaggaaaatgaaacaaattaacATCATCTGGAAATGAatacaacaaatttaaaatttctccaaATCTATGGAGCATTCTCTTCATGGAAAATCCTGCAGAGCCTGTTACTACTTTTAGCATAATGTAACCATAATACTGCATTATTTGGcataattgaaattattgaAATCCTCAATTTCCCTCCTCTTTTTCTTCTGTAATTACTATTAAACACATCATTACCATTTTACTGTATTATTAGGTACAACTTCTTGTAATGTAGACAGCTGAATAGAGTACACTATGGATGACCTGTTTCGGTGAACCTCTCATTAAGTACttatttataggagaagaaaaaagataaaatgaataagTTTCTCCCATAAGTTAAAACAAATTTACGTACTTCAATTTTCATAGAAATTCTTCCACTGAACTTCAAAAAAatgatgtataaattaattttaacttacgaAAGaagcttaattcattttatttcttaatttcttctattATAAGTACTTATTGAAAAGTTTACAAGAGAAAATCGATATGCTTCTATTTCTCCAGCTGTCTCTATCATATCAACAACATTAGCTTAATCAATAAAAACTGTGAAGAAGAGATTCATGCTCTCTTTTGCTATGAAAAGAAAGGACATTCATGTTGCAAATTTGTAAACTGCCAGCATCAACTACCTTCTAACATGGGATGAACAAACTTTGTCCAAAAGAGGGGTgagatttctttctttttaaatttaattggtaGCTTGTGACTGCATGGTTCTAAATTACGGTTTTAGTCACAGTTGCAGTTTCGTTATAATTCTTGGTATTATGGGAGTTACAGGGAAATGCGGCTGATGTAGACGCAATTGCAGTCATGATGCGGTTGCAACAAGTCCAAAATCCTTTACATTGCGGTCGCAATTGCAGATGTGGACCGCAATATAGAACCATTCGTGACTTTGTCTATACACCAAAGtccaaataaaaaggaaaagaagtaaGTCAATACCATATATCCACGAAATGCGGTCTGAATCTTGATGACTGCAATTTCTTCCTTAGTCTTTCCAGTATAATGTGGCATACTTGTCAGACGAACAACCTTGGCAGCTGCCTGAGCAGCAGCAACAGCAGCCTCTGCAGCAATAGCAGTGGCAAATGCCAAAGAAGCAGCATGCTTGCTCTGTTCCTTCTCTGCCTCAATTAATTTAACATCTTCTATTGGAGGAAGAGCAACTGCTGCTTCCCCATCCTTGCCACTGCTTGCTTTCTTTGACTGGTGgcttttctgttttttcttttaaggcacaaaaattaaaagggtTGTTTGAGTTAGAGACTGGtcatgaaaatcaaataaaaacaaacaaatttcttTTGGAGAAATACTAGCAACACACTTTTGAACACACTTTAAtcctaaaatttattgaaaataaaaaattgtgggTCTCGCTTCTTATTTAAGAACCTTcaattgtgtgattttatagTTTCCAACAAAATTTAGAGAAATTCTATAGTACTCTTGGAAAGTAAGGATTTTGGTACTTTTATTTGGAAGCACTCTTTCTCCCTTTCTCTATTTGTTTGCTCAAACTCATTTCAACTATTTGCCCAAAAAACAACTGTACCAAAACCTTTAGATTTCTGTTGATACAATATAAGAAAAGTGTGTTAAAGAATGTGTTGCTATTaatgctgattctttttccttgTTCAATGcacataataattaaattaaaccttATCTTTTTTGGAATCTGAACTGAAAACTTTCTTCACTGCAGAAAACCAACTCCCTTTTTTCCCCATTTGCAATTCCTGTTTCTTTGAGACAAAGGAAAGGCAAATCAGATTAATATCAACCCAAACACATCCGTGGAAGGGAAAATAAGATGAACaaactgaaataaaaaaaaaagtaattaaattcaaCAAGGTTAGAAACCTCATGTTTCTATTAATGTGCTttgaatttgaagcaaactGTTAAAGAAAACATAATTCATGCATAGAATGGGGGAAAGGAAACTGCCACGAAAACGTCAACAGAGACTCAAAACCGCAAAAGCACTGAAAACAGATCTATGACTAACgtgtatgattaaaaaaataatcagtaATAACTGAAAAGAACAAGAAACTGAAAGTAAATAGCAAAAACGCCACccaacaaaaaaagtaaaagacttTCATCAAGTTTGTTAAGGTGATGAGTGAGAACAAATGGATAAGAATTCGTTTCTAAATCTCCATCTTCAAAAAAATGCCTTAAAGAAAActacaacaaaaaaatgtaaatttggtATGTTGTGATCAAATGAAGAAGAACCAAGatatgatgatttgaaaaaCCATTAAACCCATGTCATAATTTCCAACTTTGAAAGAGAAATACTACAAAAGAAGAATGCAAATTTAGTATGCAATGGACAAATGGAGAAGAGCCCATATAGTACAAtccaaaaaggagaaagaaaaggaaactatGAAACCCAGTACAAAACTTCCAGTTTTGAAGgccaaaaaacaataaaaatggaCAAAATTGCATGAGAATGAGGACCCAAATGAAGTGAAAAAAACATTCCAAGACCTTTGCATGAGAATCCCAGAATCCTGCAAATCAAATTCAA
This genomic interval from Glycine max cultivar Williams 82 chromosome 5, Glycine_max_v4.0, whole genome shotgun sequence contains the following:
- the LOC100780294 gene encoding protein IQ-DOMAIN 1 isoform X1, producing the protein MGKKGSWFSAVKKVFSSDSKKDKKKQKSHQSKKASSGKDGEAAVALPPIEDVKLIEAEKEQSKHAASLAFATAIAAEAAVAAAQAAAKVVRLTSMPHYTGKTKEEIAVIKIQTAFRGYMARRALRALRGLVRLKTLQGQSVKRQAASTLRSMQTLARLQSQIRESRIRMSEENQALQHQLPQKHEKELEKLRAAVGEEWDDRSQLKEQIEAKLLHRQEAALRRERALAYSFSHQQTWKGSSKSLNPTFMDPNNPKWGWSWLERWMATRPRDGHSTVVDHNDHASVKSAASRAMSVGEITKLCSLQDKRPSPFGQKPRRPAPQSSPSKTPSTNGKARPSSSKGSSVWGGDEGSRSMFSVQSERYRRHSIAGSSVRDDESLASSPAIPSYMAPTSSAKARSKIIRPSPEKGGDSVFARKRLSFSPSSASRRHSDPPKVEMVSNNDAAAAVSNGRGR
- the LOC100780294 gene encoding protein IQ-DOMAIN 1 isoform X2, which translates into the protein MRFLTLLNLITFFFISVCSSYFPFHGCVWVDINLICLSFVSKKQELQMGKKGSWFSAVKKVFSSDSKKDKKKQKSHQSKKASSGKDGEAAVALPPIEDVKLIEAEKEQSKHAASLAFATAIAAEAAVAAAQAAAKVVRLTSMPHYTGKTKEEIAVIKIQTAFRGYMARRALRALRGLVRLKTLQGQSVKRQAASTLRSMQTLARLQSQIRESRIRMSEENQALQHQLPQKHEKELEKLRAAVGEEWDDRSQLKEQIEAKLLHRQEAALRRERALAYSFSHQQTWKGSSKSLNPTFMDPNNPKWGWSWLERWMATRPRDGHSTVVDHNDHASVKSAASRAMSVGEITKLCSLQDKRPSPFGQKPRRPAPQSSPSKTPSTNGKARPSSSKGSSVWGGDEGSRSMFSVQSERYRRHSIAGSSVRDDESLASSPAIPSYMAPTSSAKARSKIIRPSPEKGGDSVFARKRLSFSPSSASRRHSDPPKVEMVSNNDAAAAVSNGRGR